A window of the Miscanthus floridulus cultivar M001 chromosome 14, ASM1932011v1, whole genome shotgun sequence genome harbors these coding sequences:
- the LOC136506062 gene encoding uncharacterized protein, with protein sequence MGFLICCARLLQLLLLLLTTATPPVAAQPPSPARALDAALQDYAFRALSARPRTGIVYNATVPGNLTGIAASELRLRSGNLRRRGFAGYFQFALPPGVVVQPHVERVVLVYHDLGNWSDRYYPLPAGYTYLAPVLGLLAYDAANLSAVGLPELSIVASGGPISVAFGGVRAVPAGGVTPRCVVFDLDGVPQFRDLEGTNVCTTYRQGHVSIVVNSSEIAPAPAPAPAPPPAGAIAPPIPTEGGGKKGSSDAWKIAVGVVGGAAALGLLAALLLCLVRYKRDKKLQLMERNAEVGETLRMAQVGRTQAPVALGTRTQPVIENNYAA encoded by the coding sequence ATGGGCTTCTTGATCTGCTGCGCCCGCCTcctccagctgctgctgctgctcctcaccACCGCCACCCCACCAGTGGCTGCGCAGCCGCCGTCGCCCGCGAGGGCCCTCGACGCGGCGCTGCAGGACTACGCGTTCCGTGCGCTGTCGGCGCGCCCGCGCACCGGCATTGTCTACAACGCCACCGTGCCGGGCAACCTCACGGGCATTGCGGCGTCCGAGCTGCGCCTGCGGAGCGGCAACCTCCGCCGGAGGGGCTTCGCGGGCTACTTCCAGTTCGCGCTCCCGCCGGGCGTCGTCGTGCAGCCGCACGTCGAGCGGGTGGTGCTCGTGTACCACGACCTCGGCAACTGGTCCGACCGCTACTACCCGCTCCCCGCCGGGTACACCTACCTCGCGCCCGTGCTGGGGCTGCTCGCCTACGACGCGGCCAACCTGTCGGCCGTGGGGCTGCCGGAGCTCAGCATCGTCGCGTCGGGGGGACCGATCTCTGTGGCGTTCGGCGGTGTCCGGGCGGTGCCGGCAGGTGGTGTGACGCCGCGGTGCGTGGTGTTCGATTTGGATGGCGTGCCGCAGTTCCGGGACCTGGAGGGAACCAATGTGTGCACGACGTATCGGCAAGGGCACGTTTCAATTGTCGTGAATTCCAGTGAGAttgctccagctccagctccagctccggcTCCACCTCCAGCTGGCGCGATTGCTCCGCCGATACCGACTGAGGGAGGTGGTAAGAAGGGGAGCTCAGACGCGTGGAAGATTGCTGTCGGCGTGGTTGGGGGTGCTGCAGCGTTGGGGCTGTTGGCTGCGCTTCTGCTGTGCTTGGTGAGGTACAAAAGGGATAAGAAACTTCAGCTCATGGAGCGGAATGCGGAGGTTGGGGAGACATTGCGGATGGCGCAGGTTGGGCGGACGCAGGCGCCTGTGGCGTTGGGGACGCGGACACAACCGGTGATTGAGAACAATTATGCTGCATAG